The Microbacter margulisiae genomic sequence AGCCTGATTTGAAGCTACAATTTCACCGGAAAAGAGATATTGATCACCTCCTGAAAAATCAATTACCGTCCCTCCTGCTTGTTTTACAATAAAGGCTCCAGCAGCAACATCCCAGGGTTTTAAATCGTATTCAAAAAACGAATCAAAACGGCCGCATGCCACATAAACCAAATCAGTCGCTGCCGATCCAAGTCGACGAACGCCCCGTGCTTCTATCATCCCCCACTTCATCAACGCTATGTAATTATCCAGTTGGTCAAAATTAGAATACGGAAATCCTGTTGCTAACAATGCGTTAGTAATATTATCTGTACCTGATACATGAACCTCCTTCCCGTTCAGGTAGGCTTTGCTCCCTTTCCAGGCATAAAAACATTCATCGTGTCCAATCTCATAGACAACACCCAACACCAATTCATTATCTTCCAGTAATCCGATACTTACCGCATAAAGAGGAATACCGCTGATAAAATTTGTAGTACCGTCCAATGGATCAATCACCCAGTTAAAATGCTCTCCCCGTTTGGTAGAAGTACCTTCCTCCACGATAAACCCCGCATCAGGCACAAGAGGTTGTAATGCCTCTACCAATTGTTGTTCGGATGTTTTATCCACATAACTCACTAAATCGTGCAATCCTTTACTTTCCACCTTACTCAGATCGAAATGGGCACGTTCGTTTGCTATAAATTTACCTGCAGCACGGGCTTGTATACAAACCAATAAACACAGTTCCTGATAATCCATTTTCTTATGTTGTTTTCAAAGCGGCAATGGCCTCTTTTAGTGACATGATTTTACTTTCGGCATCAGCCAGCTTTTTCCTTTCCATGTCTACTACTTCGGGTTTGGCATTGGCTACAAATTTCTCATTTCCAAGTTTCTTATTGACCGATGCCAAAAACCCTTCCTGATAGTATAGCTCATCCTGCAATTTCTTTAGTTCTGTTTGCACGTCGATCAAAGCTTCCAATGGGATAGCATATTCCGTAGTGCCTACCATGAAGGGAGCAATACCAGTCGCCTTTTCACTGATTATTTCGATCTTGCGCAGATTAGCCATTTTGAGCATTACAGCCGATAATTCAGGTAATGAACCATTCATGATCTGTAACACAAGTAGCTCTTTGTTAGGAATATTTTTTTGTAACCGAATTGTCCGGATGGCAGCAACAATCTCTTTTGCATTATCAAATGTAGCCAACAAGGTTGTATCAATTACTCCGGACTGAGGCAAAAGGCTTATCATAATGCTATCTCCTGCACTCCTTTCTTTCAATGCATGATAAAGTTCTTCCGTAATAAAAGGCATAAACGGATGCAACAATTTAAGCAACTTCTCAAAGAAAGCAATGGTAGCTTCCAATGTCTTACTGTCAATTGGCTTCTGATATGCCGGTTTGATTAATTCCAGATACCAGGCAGAGAATTCATCCCAGAAAAGTTTGTATACGGACATCAATGCCTCACTGATGCGATATTTCCCAAATAAATCATCTATCTCTTCAATAGTCTGATTCAATTTGGAATCAAACCAACGGATCGCTATCTGAGAAGATTCAGGTTGTTCGATATCTGCAATATCCCATCCTTTTATCAATCGCAATGCATTCCATATCTTATTATTGAAGTTGCGTCCTTGCTCACATAAAGCTTCATCAAATAAAATATCGTTACCGGCAGGCGCTGACAACATCATTCCCATGCGAACTCCGTCGGCTCCATATTTTTCGATCAAAGCCAACGGTTCAGGAGAATTTCCTAACGATTTCGACATTTTTCGTCCCAGCTTATCCCGTACGATTCCAGTAAGATACACATGATGAAAACAAGGTTTTTGTCGATATTCATAACCGGAAATAATCATACGTGCTACCCAAAAAAACAAAATGTCGGGAGCTGTAATCAAGTCAGCCGTAGGATAGTAATAATTAACATCTGGGTTATCGGGATGATTAATGCCATCAAAAACAGAAATCGGCCATAGCCATGAAGAAAACCAGGTATCGAGCACATCTTCGTCCTGTCGCAAATCATCTATAGACAAAGGATAGGGCGTCATTGCCAACGCTTTTGTATAAGCTTCCTCTTTGGTCAACGCCACAACATGCCCTCCATGCGGCAGATAATAAGCCGGGATACGATGTCCCCACCACAACTGACGGGAGATGCACCAGTCTTTCACGTTTTCCATCCAGTGCCGGTAGGTATTTTTGAATTTCGGAGGAACGAGTTTAATTTCATCATCCATCACCGCTTCCAAAGCAGGCTTTGCCAATTCTTCCATCTTCAAGAACCATTGCATCGAAAGCTTTGGTTCTATCACCACATTGGTACGTTCCGAGAAGCCTACTTTGTTAGTATAATTTTCCACTTTCTCAAGCAGACCAACAGCTTCCAGATCTTTCTCAATTTGTTCCCGTACCGCAAATCGATCCATCCCGGCATACATTGCTCCATGTTCGTTTAGCGTGCCATTGTCGTTGAAAATATCAATGGAAGGCAAATTATATTTCTCGCCCAGCATATAGTCGTTAACATCATGGGCCGGTGTCACTTTCAGACAGCCTGTTCCGAACTCAATATCCACATAGTCATCTTCAATGACAGGAATTTCCCTGTTAATGAGCGGGACAATTACTTTTTTGCCTTTCAGATGAGCATTTTTCGGATCATTCGGATTAATGCACATTGCCGTATCCCCAAGAATCGTTTCGGGACGGGTGGTAGCCACGACAGCATATCCATCTTCGCAAGCCAGTTTATAGCGTAAGTAATAGAGTTTTCCCTGTTGTTCCTTATAAATCACTTCTTCGTCGGAGAGTGCAGTTAATGCCTTCGGATCCCAGTTAACCATACGCACACCGCGATAAATTAATCCTTTGTTATAGAGATCCACAAAAACTTTATTGACACTTTCAGAACGGGGTTCATCCATTGTAAAACAGGTACGGTTCCAATCGCATGAAGCTCCAAGCTTTTTCAATTGTTCCAGAATAATACCGCCATGTTTGTGTGTCCATTCCCATGCATGTCCAAGGAATTCTTCCCGTGACAAATCTTTTTTGTTGATTCCTTCCGAAGCAAGTTTAGCCACCACTTTTGCCTCCGTAGCAATCGAAGCATGATCGGTTCCTGGCACCCAACAGGCATTTTTTCCCTGCATGCGTGCACGTCTGACTAAGATATCCTGAATAGTATTATTCAGCATATGGCCCATATGCAATACTCCGGTCACATTTGGCGGCGGAATAACCACTGCATAGGGTTCACGTTCATCAGGCGTTGAATGAAAAAAACCGCGATCCAACCAATATTGATACCATTTCGATTCTACTTCCGAAGGGTTATACTTGCTATCTAATTCCATGAAACATTATAAGTTAGATGACACAGAGGTCATTGATCAATTTGAATCACAAAATTAGCGAAAATATTCGAACCCGTCGCAGAATCTTCATTTACAGTATATGGAAATCATTCTCCAACGAAAACCGCTATAAACACTATATGCTATGGTGGTTTTTCTCAGGTGCTTTTATCTTTCTCACTAATTGAAAGATAAAAGAATCTCCCGACTTTAACAAGCCGGGAGATCAACTAGACAATCTTTTTTAGTAAGAAACCATACACCTATTTCGACAAATCAATAGCATAATAAGCAACTTCCCCATTGGGATAGATTCCAGTGATAAATAACCCGTGATCACGGGCTGACGCATTATTAATATGATTTACAATGGCCTGAAGCTGAGAAATCGAGTAAACTGGCTCATTGTCAATTTTGACAATCACCAAACCTTTTTTCACGCCAGCCTGAGCCAGAACGCTCTTTTCCTGCAGGCTGACAACCTGAACGCCGCCCGATATATTCAATTGTTGCTTAAGAGTATTGTTGATTTCTTCAAATGAAGCCCCTAATGCTTCAAGTCCTTTATTCTGAACTAACTTGGTTCCTCCTGATGCATTATGAAGTGTAGCTTCAATGGTTTTAACCTTACCTGCACGGTTAATGGTAACGGAAATTTTATCTCCGGGATGAAACTGGCTGATTTGCCCTTGCAGATCTGCAACCGAATTGACCGTAATATCATTAATCTTGGTAATAACATCTCCTTCCAGTATACCTGCGTCTTTTGCTGCGCTTCCGTCTTCGACCCCAGCCACATAAGCTCCATTAAGCGTCTTCAGATCTTTTTTCTTTGCAAGATCTGCATTAATATCCTGAATGGTGACACCTAAGACAGCCCGTTGTACCACACCATATTTTTTCAAATCAGCTACAACTTTCTTTACAATGTTTACCGGAATAGCAAAACCATAACCATCATAGGTTCCTGTTTCAGACGCAATAGCCGTATTGATACCTACCAGTTCTCCTTTTGTATTTACCAAGGCACCTCCGCTATTTCCGGGATTAATCGCAGCATCGGTTTGAATAAATGATTCGATAGGCATTTTAGAGGAGATGATGTTTATATTTCTTCCTTTCGCACTTACAATTCCTGCTGTAACTGTCGATGTTAAATTAAAAGGATTGCCTACAGCCAACACCCATTGTCCTACTTTCAAATCATCCGAATTGCCGAAAACGATCGTTGGAAGGTTCTTTGCATTAATCTTCAGCAAAGCCAGATCGGTATTAGGATCTGTACCGACAACCGTAGCATCAAACTTACGTTTATCATTGAGCACTACTTCTATATTATTTGAACCTGCTACTACGTGATTATTGGTAACAATGTAACCATCCGTTGAGATAATAACGCCAGATCCACTTGCCATTTGAGGCTCCATACGGCGGGGATTATCAGGCATCCCAAAGAAGAAATTAAAAAACGGATCTTGTTGCATGCCATTACTCATGTCCTGAGACGAAGGCATAATTTTTGTCATAACGTGCACAACCGCATCAACCGTGTGAGCTGCCGCAACGGTAAAGTCAGGCCCACCGGCATTATCATGACCAGAAGTTACATAATCTGCATCCGAAATAGGTGTCTGGATAAACCCTCCGGTTGCCACGATTTCCTTAGCATACTTAGAATGGCCCTCAGCAGATGCTGCAGTCAAACCAATAAATAAAAGCATCACACTTACAACTTTCATTTTCATATGTTTACTTGTTTTTGAGTGAATAAATATCTTTGGATTTAACTTAAAATCGAAGGCAAATATCAACATAAAAAAGAGAATATGTCACTATCCCGATGCTAAATATTGTTGCCTTTCGTGTCATTTAACATTTCGATTTTGAGATTTAGAGGTTAATGCAAACCTCGGAAGCGAAATGTTAAAATCAAAGAAAACGATCACATAACGAACCGGTTAGTAAAAGCAAGAATATATCATCTAAACAAAAAACGTTCGCTATACTCTGCATCATCGCCTTTTGCATATCCATTCATGCAAGTTCCACCAATTTAAGTAAAAACAGTCGTCTTATAAAATTCTTTTTCGCTTTGGAATATTCTGAAGAACGGAAATCATCACAGCCAAAACACTTATATTCGCACGAAATAAGCTATCTTTGTCCGTAGAAAGCAGGTCGGCTTGTCGCTTCGTAATGCGAAGAGGAAAGTCCGGGCAACACAGAGCATCATATTTCCTAACAGGAAGCTGTTTGCAAAAGCAGAGTAACGTAACAGAAAACAACCGTCCCTAAGCGGGATAAGGGTGAAAAGGCGAGGTAAGAGCTCACCGGCATTCATGGCAACATGAGTGGCCGTACGTCTTATGAGTTGCAAGGCCATGTAAACCAACGATTGAGGATTGCTCGTCCAATGTTGGAGGGTAGGCCGCTTGAGATTGTTGGCAACAACAATCCTAGATAAATGACAGGCATTCTGCATAGCAGAAGACAGAACCCGGCTTATAGACCTGCTTTTTATATAACTAATTTTCTATGCATCACAAACATTATTTATCCGTATCAAAATGAAACATTATCTGTTATCGGTCGCTTTTCTATTATCCTGTTTCACGGCAATCCAAGCACAGTCACAATTCTCACTCAATCCGAGCAGCGCAAAGTTTGTTTATACGCTCAATGCTATCAATGCATTGTATGTAACGAAAGTAAATGACGATAAATTAGTGTCCAGCGCCATTGTCGGTATGCTAAACGATCTAGATCCCCACTCGGTATATATTCCCAAAGACGAAGTGGAACGTATGAACGAACCGTTAGAAGGCTCATTTGATGGCGTCGGAATTCAATTTCAGATGTTAGAAGACACACTTTATGTTGTTCAGACCATATCTGGATGTCCTGCTGCCAAAGTTGGCATTCTTCCGGGCGATCGCATCATTTATATCCAAGATACGCTGGTGGCTGGTGTCAAAATGCAGAATTCAGACATCATGCGGCGTTTACGTGGTCCACGTGGCTCCATCGTAAATGTAAAGGTCTTGCGTCGCGGCGTCCCTTCTCTTATTGACTTTAGTATTACACGTGATAAGATACCTCTTTACAGTGTTGATGCATCCTACATGCTCGACCCTCAAACCGGCTATATCAAAATCAACAGTTTCGGCGCCACTACCTTCAAAGAATTTATGGAAGCTTTCAATAAATTGAAAACTGAAGGGATGAAAGACCTTGTCATTGACCTGCAGGGTAACGGTGGAGGATATCTGAATGCCGCCATTGATTTAGCTAACGAGTTTTTACAAAAAGGGAATGAAATTGTCCACACTCAGGGAGTGCACCAACCCCGAACGAACTATTATGCCACTGGGAGTGGTGATTTCCAAACAGGGAAGCTGATTGTTTTAATTGATGAATATACTGCTTCTGCAAGTGAAATTTTCACCGGAGCCATGCAGGATTGGGACCGTGCCTTAGTTGTTGGAAGGCGCTCTTTTGGGAAAGGGCTGGTACAACGCCCTGTGATATTACCAGATGGTTCTATGCTGCGTTTAACTACGGCTCATTATTATACCCCTTCGGGTCGATGTATTCAAAAACCTTACAAGGATGGTTTTGTAAAATACGACGAAGATATTATGTTACGCTATAAACGAGGTGAATTTGAACACGCAGACAGCATCCATTTCGCTGATTCTTTAAAATACAAAACATTGCGTTTAGGTCGTACGGTGTACGGCGGCGGAGGTATTATGCCTGATATATTTGTTCCGTTAGACACTATCACATTCACCAATTATCTGCGCGATATCATTGCGAAAGGTATCGTCAACAAAGTGATCATGCAATATATCGATCAGAACCGAAAGACTTTGTCAAAAGAATACGCCACATTCAAAAGCTTTAATGAACACTATTCTATTCCCGATACTGTATTCAAACAAATCATCCAGTCAGCAACAGATCAGAAAATTACCTTCAATGCAAAGCAGTACGGACTTTCAAAATCCTTACTTAAAA encodes the following:
- a CDS encoding inositol monophosphatase family protein yields the protein MDYQELCLLVCIQARAAGKFIANERAHFDLSKVESKGLHDLVSYVDKTSEQQLVEALQPLVPDAGFIVEEGTSTKRGEHFNWVIDPLDGTTNFISGIPLYAVSIGLLEDNELVLGVVYEIGHDECFYAWKGSKAYLNGKEVHVSGTDNITNALLATGFPYSNFDQLDNYIALMKWGMIEARGVRRLGSAATDLVYVACGRFDSFFEYDLKPWDVAAGAFIVKQAGGTVIDFSGGDQYLFSGEIVASNQALSAVMQEKVSAFMR
- a CDS encoding valine--tRNA ligase, with translation MELDSKYNPSEVESKWYQYWLDRGFFHSTPDEREPYAVVIPPPNVTGVLHMGHMLNNTIQDILVRRARMQGKNACWVPGTDHASIATEAKVVAKLASEGINKKDLSREEFLGHAWEWTHKHGGIILEQLKKLGASCDWNRTCFTMDEPRSESVNKVFVDLYNKGLIYRGVRMVNWDPKALTALSDEEVIYKEQQGKLYYLRYKLACEDGYAVVATTRPETILGDTAMCINPNDPKNAHLKGKKVIVPLINREIPVIEDDYVDIEFGTGCLKVTPAHDVNDYMLGEKYNLPSIDIFNDNGTLNEHGAMYAGMDRFAVREQIEKDLEAVGLLEKVENYTNKVGFSERTNVVIEPKLSMQWFLKMEELAKPALEAVMDDEIKLVPPKFKNTYRHWMENVKDWCISRQLWWGHRIPAYYLPHGGHVVALTKEEAYTKALAMTPYPLSIDDLRQDEDVLDTWFSSWLWPISVFDGINHPDNPDVNYYYPTADLITAPDILFFWVARMIISGYEYRQKPCFHHVYLTGIVRDKLGRKMSKSLGNSPEPLALIEKYGADGVRMGMMLSAPAGNDILFDEALCEQGRNFNNKIWNALRLIKGWDIADIEQPESSQIAIRWFDSKLNQTIEEIDDLFGKYRISEALMSVYKLFWDEFSAWYLELIKPAYQKPIDSKTLEATIAFFEKLLKLLHPFMPFITEELYHALKERSAGDSIMISLLPQSGVIDTTLLATFDNAKEIVAAIRTIRLQKNIPNKELLVLQIMNGSLPELSAVMLKMANLRKIEIISEKATGIAPFMVGTTEYAIPLEALIDVQTELKKLQDELYYQEGFLASVNKKLGNEKFVANAKPEVVDMERKKLADAESKIMSLKEAIAALKTT
- a CDS encoding Do family serine endopeptidase; translation: MKMKVVSVMLLFIGLTAASAEGHSKYAKEIVATGGFIQTPISDADYVTSGHDNAGGPDFTVAAAHTVDAVVHVMTKIMPSSQDMSNGMQQDPFFNFFFGMPDNPRRMEPQMASGSGVIISTDGYIVTNNHVVAGSNNIEVVLNDKRKFDATVVGTDPNTDLALLKINAKNLPTIVFGNSDDLKVGQWVLAVGNPFNLTSTVTAGIVSAKGRNINIISSKMPIESFIQTDAAINPGNSGGALVNTKGELVGINTAIASETGTYDGYGFAIPVNIVKKVVADLKKYGVVQRAVLGVTIQDINADLAKKKDLKTLNGAYVAGVEDGSAAKDAGILEGDVITKINDITVNSVADLQGQISQFHPGDKISVTINRAGKVKTIEATLHNASGGTKLVQNKGLEALGASFEEINNTLKQQLNISGGVQVVSLQEKSVLAQAGVKKGLVIVKIDNEPVYSISQLQAIVNHINNASARDHGLFITGIYPNGEVAYYAIDLSK
- a CDS encoding S41 family peptidase — encoded protein: MKHYLLSVAFLLSCFTAIQAQSQFSLNPSSAKFVYTLNAINALYVTKVNDDKLVSSAIVGMLNDLDPHSVYIPKDEVERMNEPLEGSFDGVGIQFQMLEDTLYVVQTISGCPAAKVGILPGDRIIYIQDTLVAGVKMQNSDIMRRLRGPRGSIVNVKVLRRGVPSLIDFSITRDKIPLYSVDASYMLDPQTGYIKINSFGATTFKEFMEAFNKLKTEGMKDLVIDLQGNGGGYLNAAIDLANEFLQKGNEIVHTQGVHQPRTNYYATGSGDFQTGKLIVLIDEYTASASEIFTGAMQDWDRALVVGRRSFGKGLVQRPVILPDGSMLRLTTAHYYTPSGRCIQKPYKDGFVKYDEDIMLRYKRGEFEHADSIHFADSLKYKTLRLGRTVYGGGGIMPDIFVPLDTITFTNYLRDIIAKGIVNKVIMQYIDQNRKTLSKEYATFKSFNEHYSIPDTVFKQIIQSATDQKITFNAKQYGLSKSLLKTQLKALIANDLWGRTDYYRIMNSDNEIVRKAVSILETPGAYTHLIDVKDRY